The genome window ATGGGGGCGACGGGGTTGGCGACGACGGGCATGACGGATCCGGACCGGATCTGGAACGAAGCCTCGGTAAGGCTGCGGTCTGAAATCGGCGAGGGTCCGTTCAGTTCCTATATCGCGCCGTCCGCCGTGCGGATCGACGGATCGGGCAACCTGATCCTGGTCACGCCGACCGGCTATGCCCGCGACTGGGTGCGCAAGAACGCCCTGCGCCGTCTGAACGAGCTGTGGCTGGGCCTGGACGGCCTGTCGCGGCGTCTGGATGTCCGCTGCCGGGCCGAGGTGTCCTCGGCGCCTCCGGCCTCGGCTGTCGCGCTCCAGGCCCTGTCGTCGGCCGGACTGGAGACACCGGTGTCGCCGACCGTCGCCCCCGTGACCGACGGGGCCCGCGCGGTCCGCGCCGCGGGCCTGCAGGAGCGACTGACCTTCGACAGCTTCGTGGAGGGGCAGGGCAATGCCTTCGCCCTGGCCATCGCGCGCCAGACGGCGTCCTGGGCCGACGGCCACTTCAACCCGATCTTCTTCTGCGGCCCCTATGGGTACGGGAAGACCCATCTGCTGAACGCCATCGCCTGGGAGGCGCAGCGCCTGCGCCCCGACGCCAGGGTCGTCTATCTGACCGCCGAACGGTTCCTGTCGACCTTCGTCAAGGCGATGCAGGACCGCTCGACCGCCGCCTTCAAGGAAAGCCTGCGCTCGGCCGACATGCTGCTGCTGGACGACGTCCAGTTCGTGGGCGGCAAGGCCTCGACCCAGGAAGAACTGCTGTCCACGCTGACGGCCCTGATCGAGGACGGCAAACGCATCGTCCTGTCGGCCGACCGCCCGCCCATGGCCCTGACCGAGGTCGAGCCCCGCCTGCGCAGCCATCTGGCCGCCGGTCTGACCTGCCCGGTCGAGCCTGCCGACCGCTCGCTGAAGATCGCCGTGGCCGAGAACCGCATCGCCGCCTTCGCCCGCCTGGGAGTCGTCAATGGCGAGGCCCGGCGCGAGGTACTGGAACAACTGGTCGACCGCACGCCGGGTTCGGTGCGCGAACTGGAGGGGGCCGTGAACACCCTGGCCGCGGCGGCCGGACCACGCCTGACGTCGCTG of Brevundimonas subvibrioides contains these proteins:
- the dnaA gene encoding chromosomal replication initiator protein DnaA, whose translation is MTDPDRIWNEASVRLRSEIGEGPFSSYIAPSAVRIDGSGNLILVTPTGYARDWVRKNALRRLNELWLGLDGLSRRLDVRCRAEVSSAPPASAVALQALSSAGLETPVSPTVAPVTDGARAVRAAGLQERLTFDSFVEGQGNAFALAIARQTASWADGHFNPIFFCGPYGYGKTHLLNAIAWEAQRLRPDARVVYLTAERFLSTFVKAMQDRSTAAFKESLRSADMLLLDDVQFVGGKASTQEELLSTLTALIEDGKRIVLSADRPPMALTEVEPRLRSHLAAGLTCPVEPADRSLKIAVAENRIAAFARLGVVNGEARREVLEQLVDRTPGSVRELEGAVNTLAAAAGPRLTSLGVDEALTLLGTALRGGPERRITVDEIQKTVAEHFNMKQADLLSERRTRAVARPRQIAMWLCKQHTTRSYPDIGRRFGGRDHTTVLHGVRKIEELMPLDDQIARDVEALTRKLRG